In Chelmon rostratus isolate fCheRos1 chromosome 21, fCheRos1.pri, whole genome shotgun sequence, the genomic window AGAACAATGTtgcctttaaaaaaatccatagTGGTTTTGAAATGTGTGAGTTGTGTTTAATCAAAGTATGAAATTCTTGATGGTGAGCCTGCAGCATCAGGCATGACATCTTCAGTGGATGTACATTTATGAACCAGGACACACACCTTTTGTTCAGTTTAACTCCCCTGCTCTACATAAAGCCTGTTCAAATATATTAATTTACTTTCTTATCGCTGGTGCTATCACTGGCAGCTGTGTCATAATGGCACTTCTCCACACATCGCCTTGGAAACCATCCCCTTACACGCTCTCCCGCTGAAAGCcgaaacagaaagaaaaggccACTGTTACACATTTGCTACAGTGACATTAAAAACTTGACTAACACAGAAAAAGCACCTCATCTCACCTTTCATCTGCTCCTCGCTCAAAGCTTTGTCTCCATACATCCACCatctaaagagaaaaaaaacagcaattagGAGAATTCACGTGGACAAAAACCACAGAGTTTTGGTCCAACATTGGTAAGACGTTGTTTTTGCTTGGCCTGAATAAACTCACTTGGTGCCACGGGTGGCCAGGATGGTGTCCCCCTTGCTGAGGGGGATCCTGGGCTCCTCGGTGCAAGGGGTTCTGAAAAAGGTTTGGAGACCTTTGCTCAGAGGGCAGCAGGCTCCATTATAGTCCTCCACTGCCTGGTACTGGACCTGCTGGCCAAGGCATGCAAAATATCTGGTTATTCTACTGCTCTGACCACATGCTATATTCAGACACAATACAGGAATGTGTTTACTAAGTCTGACCAGTTTTACAACATGAAAGCACAGCACAAAGAACTGACAAAGCTGCAAGAAAATAAGAGTCGTTCTTCTAGAGCAGTCCGACATACATGGACCGCTATTTACACAGAGGTACTAATAAGTTCTCCCACACAACTCTGAGATCAGATGGTCATTTTACTGATATAATGATCATGGAGACTGATCagaatgtgttgcattttattatgTGTTTACAGCTACGATTTCATAGCAGAGGTTCTCTGATGTGGTGGTTCAAAACTTGTGTCAATGCAAAGCTTCTCCATCCAAAACAGTCACAGTGGAAACTCATTTGGTTAGTTTCACTAGTCCACAACAATTTATATAGAGCTCATTTTTCAATgtagaaacagctgctgctacGAAACAGTGTAAGGTAGTTTGAGAAAATTATATTAGGATGAGTGAACCTTTTTGCTTATGTTTACTACAGCAGTTGTTTTAGTTTCCTTAAGTTTAAAGACAATTATCAATGCGATCCTCCATGCAGGTAAGTTTACTTTCCTCAATAAGGAATGCCAAATTCTGTCTCCTGATTCAGACCTTTGGCACACACCTAAAATTCACAAGTACACAGAAAGAGCTGAGGCTTTGAATGCAGGAGAGGCTCTTTTTGCCCAGTTAGCTTAGAATTGTGAGCCCACTTGACACCTCACAAGCTTAGTTTTCGCTGCAAGATTTCAATTTGGAGACATCTACTGTGAACTGACTAAGCATCAATCAGATGAAGGGCACACAGAGCTTAGTTTCCTGCTTGGACAGTAGGGAATTGTTTTAACACTGGACCCTGCCAATATGCACATCAGCACATAATGATATACACTGCAATGACAAGCTGTTATGTTTAATTCATTACAAACTGCCTAACTAGCATAAAATCGCACAGTTAACTGCTTCGATGAGTACTACACATAGGAAGTGTTGGCAAATGTATGAAATACAAATCTTGCAaacttttctctgcagtcacGCACATCCTAGCCAGTACAGCCTAAAAGCTTCTCTTATGTGTCTGTGCTACTTTTAGATAAGCACCACATGATTGTCACAATACGGATTTGGCAGGTACTTACACTTCTCACTCGTTTATCAGCTTTCTGCTTCAGTTGCTCAATCTgtttaaagggaaaataagaTAATTACAATACCTACCACATTAAAGATAATTGATCATTTAGCATACAAAGCCCTTTCACAGAGCACGTCACCAAACCAAatcaaagtgaactgaaatgaaacctACAGTTAAGGTGTGCTGGTGACACTTGGGATGGACTGGCCATTCGAGGCCATCACCCTTGGGCGTCCCTGACCACGTGAAGACTTGCTTGAAGTTCAGCCAGCGGCTGCCGAGGTCGTACGGGAAGATGAAGTCCTCCCCTGTTTGGTAGTGCTGTATTCTGTCTTTGGCCTAGTGGAAAAGACACAGGGAggggtagtgtgtgtgtatgtgtgtcagtgggaTCGAGTGGGTGGGGTGGTGTCAAGTTTCTGTAACTGGCGCACTATATTGTACTGACAAATGATCCTCGGACTCATGTGCATTAGTTATGAATGtaaatttttaaatttaaagagCTTTGAcaatgaaatgttgaaaatgttgttaattGAAAGCATTTTGACACTGATTATTAAATATCATCACAAAACAAACCCATTGAAAATCAAACAGGCATCCTGACCTTTTCCTCGATCCAGGACTCGATCGAGGTCTTATTTCGAAGGATGACTTTCATCTGAAAAGGTggattatttgattattattatagtttctTAAATAGGGAGTTTATTATTGCAGAACTGATTTTTATCTgactttttggctttttttgtgcCAGGTTCTTTATTAATTTCAGGTCACATCTATTCTGTATtcacaatttctttttttcagtgtttaatttcTACATCTTATACAcctaattaaaacatttgttaaatGAGGTTTGCAAAAGACTCTGTTCACAGATGGTCTGGCATTGCAAGGCTAAACCGAtaatttttaaatgtaacaCTTCCCAGCAAACAGCTTTTGTAAACTGCACACCCAATTAAAACCTTATGGAAGAACTTACCTGTATGAAGAAAAGCATGCCAACGGCAATAGTGGTGCCCAGTGCCAAGCCTAAGGCAAAGAGTGTGGCAGCAAAGGCGGGCACACTGAAGGGCATGAGGGGCTGGAACTGTCGCACAGCACTCATATCAATCTTCACAGTGCTCCAGCCAAATGATATCTGCAgtgttggaaaaagaaaattgttGTACATGTGTAGGAACATTAGAATGAAATGAATATGGTAAATCCGCCCGCAGAAAAGCTTACTGATAACAGGCCATCAAAAGCATGTTGCTGTGGGAAAAGGAGACTACCCACCCTCTCATACAGCTGCGTGTACATGGTCATAATGAAGATGATGGCAGCGTGTGAGCAGCCCAGTGGagccagcagcaggaagctggtGAAGTAGGCGTGGTTCAGGTGGCCGCAACAGTTGTTTATCCAAGGGCAGTGGTGGTCCATCTTCATTACGCACCTGGAGGAGGGgatgcagaggaggacaggagtgCTGGGGGAATTGACTGGTTGTTTGGGAGGACATAGAGTGACACGTTCATCAGCAAGTCACACTGCATCCTTTGTTTCCCCCTTAAAAAAATAGATTCATCGGCATATGATGTTAATCTATTTGACATCACATAAATAGATTATGTGATGCTGTAAAGTCattgtgcagcattttaaaggcTGTACAGAGCCCTAAAAATAGCTCAGTGATTTTCTAGCTATAGTAGCTCTCTGTGATATTTTATCTTCTTTAGGTCTGTTTTACGTAGGTGAGCAAAAACCCAGTCTTACTGTGTAAATGTTATGTGTTTTGTTAGCTACCTGTTACACTTGCGACAATGGTGGGACCTTGGGGCCTTGTACCCTTGGCACACTCTGCAGTACTGTAGGTACTGGGTCTCCtgttcattttcctgttttgggACAAACAAATATGTCAAATGTCTGGTGTAACATCTTTCCTAAGATAAAATGGTATCACTCTACATCTTACAGACGTGGTCCCAACCTGTTCTTCACATTATCTACATGAACAAACACCAGAGACAAATGTTGCAAGCCTTTATCCGAATTGAGGATCCTTACTGGTTTCCAGCCAAGAGGGATGTACCCTGGTCCAACAAACATAGCGTTGAAGTAGTTGTAGAGGATGAGGACAGTCCAGTTGATGAGCATGATGAAATTAATGCTGCCCCCTGTAGTGTCTAGTGGCCAGTACCAGATAATAGAGTCCAGAACTGCCATGGTAGAACATATAGCAATGACAGACAGGGCTATAACTGGACCCCAGTGGCACAATCTCCGAACCTCATGGAGGTTCTCAAATGTCACAAAGGCTGACAGGAAGTTCATCTTCTTGCCACAAGGTTAGTACTAGTATTTTGGCTGTTGAGTTCCTGAAATGTATTGACCAACTTTCAATGTGTTACTTTTTTCCTCTGTTATCTTGCAAAGTCAGCGGTGCAGATGatgcacatattttttctcGTCTTCTGAGTACCCAGCAACTGGACTGGTCTTGGGTCACTGGGGCTCTCTGTGTCCCATTGTTCCTCGCACCAGCAAAGAGCAGCATCCTCTCTTGCCAATCTTCAGAGCACACTATCCTTGTGACAGACTCAAATTCCCCATctaagagacagagagagagaattttaaaacaagcaaaccaGTGCTGCTACATTTTATAATATAACTGTTGGACATAACAGTGAACTACTGACAGTAAAGAGAGGCTCAATGTCATTTTTAAGCACTTTCTGCTCTCAACTATGTCAACTGTAGTTATATCTGCCTTCTCTACTGACCACGTTTGTTGTAGTATATAtgcactcagttgccagtttattaagCACACCTacctaaaactaatgcagtcaaAAATAACAGACCTGTAATAAATCATACCTTCATGAAGgtataatgttcagtttttgttgggACTGTTTTAGAGACGTGTTGATTCAACTCTAATCCTTTTTGAGGCTGTAGTTTATGATGCTGTTGAATTGTTTTGCAATCTTTCCAGTAGTAAGTCTAACCTCACTGACATAAATGAGGTGAATTTAATGACAGAATGTATGCTGTATTTCTCCCATTCTTCTTTCTACTGTGATATTTTTTAAGGCTTTCACACCTTGGTCATCATTGCAATATTGTCGACCGGGAACTTTCAGAAATCATTTAGTTTAACAAGTATCTTAATTGCTAGTGTCTTTAAAGCAAGCACGCTAAACGTGAAAAACCCCAACGTGGACAGTGCTGCATTTCTGGACAAGTGACTCACTGGATGTAAATGCATAGCATTTGCTCAACAGCGACCCAACTAATTAGCTGTTACCAAGCTAGCTAATTCGCATCAAGAAAATATTGCATTGAAACACTATATGCAAGCGTTAGGATTTGCCATCGTATTTACAAGCCAGACAAGTAAGACAACTCtagtgaaaaaagagaaaagaatagTATATAAGTTACTGTGCCTTTggccaaaaagaagaaaatatcttATTCGGGTTAGCATAAGGGCTAACGTCACAGCAGTTAGCTAGTCAGCTAGCTTGCTCGCCAGCTTGACAAGACGAACGCTAACGTATATAGACGGACAACTGCCACAGGGGGCAAAGAGGAAAATACTGCATCTTAAAGAAAAAACTAATGCTTACCggcacacatacacgcacagtTTTTATGAATGGAGAGAATATCTGTCACTTTAAATTACCAACCTGGCCACTTCCTTAattttttcttcaatttcttCTCTGTACAGGGAGGAACCTTCCTCATGGTGTCTCAGAAACTATTACCCTCAACCCGTTGTGGACATTTTTAATCTCAGCAGTTTATTACTCGACCATCGCGGAACtgcaaaaataatttattaGCTCGCTTTCGgcaaaaataaatgtgactgATGTTTTTTATCCACTGGCTGTGTCATTTTCAGTGTcgggaaaaataaaaaacgaGATCCAGTTCCTTGCCGAGCATATTATACTGCGACTCAAGGAAGGGACTCCATTCGAGccttgtttttattattctgagCTAACTGTCAACCAGAAAGCCACCTGTTTTAAACTTAAACGTCAAAATGTCTTCAGACTTTGAAGCCTACGAGCAGGACTTTGGAACCATTACAGCGGAAATAACTAATAAAATTGGCAGAATTCCTAAACTAAGTGGAGGTAAGACAGTTAAATTTATTAGCTGGTATCGCTGAGCTAGAGCTAGCTATCAGTTAGCTGGCATTTTCTCAGCTGAGAAGGCTAGCTAACGGTAGCAGGTGCTAGttcttgttgtgttgtttcatcAGTTCACCACATTTTCTTCTGATAATTTATCGCACAAAATGGTGAAACACAGCTCAAGAGTGTTCTGGACACTAATATAAAAGGACTCATCACGTATTTCTGGCTGGCTTAAAGTTAGTCTATTTAGCCAGTGTGAAAATGGGCATCACAGAGTTTAGTGgcaaaaaaacattatgttttCAGTAGTTAAGGTATGTATGCGTTTCGACGTTGCTGCCTCTATTAATGACAATGTTAGGAGGAGAACAGAAGCCGTGGATCACTTGTAGTGAATTGTTAGCTAAGTTTTATTATTGAAATCATATAAATTAACAGGTAGGAAGCGAACTTTTACTGGAATGACCATGACAACACAGTAAACAAATTAACTGACATTCATGACATGACATTATCAAACGTAGGGTAGTAACCTCTGTCATCTtaaaacaaactggtcaggCCTGGCTTTGGATGTCAGACTCGTGTGTATTTCGTATGTGGGTTCCATCATCACTCCAGGTGTATTGGCATTTTTGTAATAGACATGCCTACTGCCCAGTAGATGCTACAATAGGTTACGACCCCTATGACTGAAATGTTATGAGTATGTATAGAAAGTAgaaagatggatgaatgaatgagtacCCATTCAGTCGAGTGAATATTTGTTGTTTCTCACTTATACAGATGGACATACAGATGATTTTCTCATATTCACAACATGGATTACATTCATGCAGCCAGTTTAGGTCCTGTATTCACATGGCTGGGCCTGATGTACAGCATGTCAGCATACTTTGCAAAGGCtcagcaacagcagaaaattATTCTTCTTAGTGGCTGCCAGATATAGGCTCAAATGTTTTAGGTTGGTTCATATTTGCTCGATTGGACAGATGTTCATTACCAAAGTACTTTGCAAACAGTATCGGTTAATATTAACTTTCATCTTGCTGTTGGGTCCATACGCAGTTTATTAAGGCACGATATAGAGGAGATTAGTGGGGATGACGTGCAGCAGAAATGGTCAGTGTGATTTGAACTTGCATCCTGATAACAGGTGTTGAGTCTCTATATTGAGTCTATATTTGTTGGTTTTGACCAAAGAACATGCTCAGTGTGTTAGTAATAAATAGACACAATGGTGTACGTATATCTTCAGTTATAGGCAAATTTATAAATGGGTGGCAACATGCACAGCACTTTGTATACAGGGTGAAGATGACAGAAtaggatagatagataatacATTCATGTGGTGCTGTTATACAGGTATGAGCTTAGTGGCACAAGCTTTAATCTGTAACAGAGTGAAAAATCTCAAGGGCTAAGAAATGTTTTCCTATTTAATTAAGCATAATTTCTGGCAGTTAATTAGCGTATTAATTACACAACACATATTGCACACAACAACTTTCCCCAATTTAATGGTGTCTTTCAGTGTGGACTGAAGCCCCTGTTTTACCCAGCTTGTTAtcttttcaaaatgttattgCTATTATACTGAAACTTGATTATATTCTAATGTTGTTTATTCAGAATGCTGCCAGGGCAAACTTTTACTCAGAAACTatatttttaacataaaaacacatggcGCATTTTCCCTGCTACATCTCTAGAGGCATTAAAAACAGACCTCATCAGCGAGCCATCATAGTGCTGGTCTCACACAGTTGTGCACAATGggcttttttttgtgaatgtgaaacCTGTCCTTATGTAACCAGAtcaaacattgtttttacaGTGCACATACTACCTTATAACTTTGAAGTTGCTATATGTAAGTGAAAACACTGTCACAGTTGGAAATGGAGACAAAATAGTCACCAGGTTTGCATTTTTCTaaatttgtaaaaaataaaaacacaaaaagagccATTTTGTGCAGCATATGTTAATTCAACAGACAACTTGCATTTTGAAGTGTGAAATACACTTCATATTTTTGAATTAGCATCAACtgcaaaaagccaaaaacagatgaatacaAGTATAAATACTATCTAATAAACTACTGTAAATGTGGCAGTGCTGGCTGAATTGGCTGTATTGTCCACAACTAGTTTACTACTGCTGCTAGTTTGTCTTCAGTTTTGACTGCGAAAAACTGCTTCCAACCCCTACTTGGAACATTTATCTCCATTTCTGGACTCAGGCTCGCTCATTGGTTTTTCAAAGGGCACTGCCTCTCACAAAGCCTCGGCTGACTGAATATGTCTGGTTTGGAATTGGCATCTTTGACGATTCATGGCAGTCCATTCCACAGTGTAATTCCACGTTGCTTTCTCTCGCCATCTGTTGACTGTGTCAGAGTAAGCCCATATGAATATGTACAAAGCCAGCAAACACATTACAACCATAAGTAGTTGTTCAATGTCTTCTGCCACCAACAGAATAGTTTACAGTTGAATTTCAATTCCTTTCCTTCTCATTAaggtttttcctccttcttttcttaaGTCTCTCTGGCTCTTCTTCCTGAAGTGGCTGAATTTTCCTGCCGTTTGACAACCTTCTATTTAATGCATTAATATAGCTCCAGACAAAGGGCTTTTGTCATTGCTGTGGTTGTATCTCTCTATTTCACATGTGCACAATTGCTGATAATGGCCAGGGCATGTGGAAAAACTGTCCTTGACTGTCTTCATTCATGTaacaatgaaatgaatgtgtgtttatatatttatgcGTTACCATCCCCCAAAACCGAAGATTCAAGGGACATTTGAACAGGAATGCAATGAAATGTTAGGCCTTGTTCTAAGAAACATGAATGTAATTTTTTCTCTCACCTTTGAGTGTTTATGGCAAGAGATTGCCTGTCAATCACTGCAACTCACTTTTGAAAcagttaaagtaaaaaaaaattgccatgccctactttttctttatttgccaTTCTATTGTGTACAAAACTCCTCATCTGTCTGCCAGCAGGTTGGAGTCTTGGTAAATATCCATACATATTTCACAGCCCTCCAGCTTGGGCCTGAGTTTGAGCAAGAAAGTACCATCTCACCTCTCAGTGAATATCCTCTGGCTGTTTACTGTGGAGGTTGTAGGGTTGGACAcaggttttaaaaatgaattttgaGCACTGGCACAAGGTAATGTTGGCCCATGGTGCCTTAGAAATAAAGATCTTGGCTCAGCGTTTTTTTATGATATTGCAGTCTCACAAATAGAGTTTGTGAGACTGCAAAAGTTTTGTAGCCTTTGCATTGCAATTATTTGAAATATGGAAATTTAAAATATATAGAATTTATCAGGTTAAGGGTTCTACTTatgattcttgtttttttattgaaaaatattttcagcttAGCACTTTCAGgaatataactgaaatgacattaatataaataataaaaataaaagtttcaaTTGATTATTGTTAAGATTTTCTGACTGACTTGAAAATTAAGATCGGCCCTACTTTGTCATGGATTTGTCTACTTATATAGTGTAATACTACTCACAATCATTATCTGAATCTGCTGAAGTCTTATTGTTTTGGCACACAGTATTTGCTTCTTTGTGTATATTATCTTCTAAGATATGTAGTTTTAGGTATgcttaaaacagtgttttatttcagttagCTTGACTTCAAGGTCATTTGCAAAGTGAGGGCCAAGAGGAGAAACTGGGGCCTCCATCCATACTATTTATGCATAAGGCTGATTTCCGTTTttcatataatataataatttcaCCTGACAGTAGT contains:
- the zdhhc6 gene encoding palmitoyltransferase ZDHHC6 isoform X1 produces the protein MNFLSAFVTFENLHEVRRLCHWGPVIALSVIAICSTMAVLDSIIWYWPLDTTGGSINFIMLINWTVLILYNYFNAMFVGPGYIPLGWKPENEQETQYLQYCRVCQGYKAPRSHHCRKCNRCVMKMDHHCPWINNCCGHLNHAYFTSFLLLAPLGCSHAAIIFIMTMYTQLYERISFGWSTVKIDMSAVRQFQPLMPFSVPAFAATLFALGLALGTTIAVGMLFFIQMKVILRNKTSIESWIEEKAKDRIQHYQTGEDFIFPYDLGSRWLNFKQVFTWSGTPKGDGLEWPVHPKCHQHTLTIEQLKQKADKRVRSQVQYQAVEDYNGACCPLSKGLQTFFRTPCTEEPRIPLSKGDTILATRGTKWWMYGDKALSEEQMKAGERVRGWFPRRCVEKCHYDTAASDSTSDKKVN
- the zdhhc6 gene encoding palmitoyltransferase ZDHHC6 isoform X3, encoding MNRRPSTYSTAECAKGTRPQGPTIVASVTVNSPSTPVLLCIPSSRCVMKMDHHCPWINNCCGHLNHAYFTSFLLLAPLGCSHAAIIFIMTMYTQLYERISFGWSTVKIDMSAVRQFQPLMPFSVPAFAATLFALGLALGTTIAVGMLFFIQMKVILRNKTSIESWIEEKAKDRIQHYQTGEDFIFPYDLGSRWLNFKQVFTWSGTPKGDGLEWPVHPKCHQHTLTIEQLKQKADKRVRSQVQYQAVEDYNGACCPLSKGLQTFFRTPCTEEPRIPLSKGDTILATRGTKWWMYGDKALSEEQMKAGERVRGWFPRRCVEKCHYDTAASDSTSDKKVN
- the zdhhc6 gene encoding palmitoyltransferase ZDHHC6 isoform X2, which codes for MNFLSAFVTFENLHEVRRLCHWGPVIALSVIAICSTMAVLDSIIWYWPLDTTGGSINFIMLINWTVLILYNYFNAMFVGPGYIPLGWKPENEQETQYLQYCRVCQGYKAPRSHHCRKCNRCVMKMDHHCPWINNCCGHLNHAYFTSFLLLAPLGCSHAAIIFIMTMYTQLYERISFGWSTVKIDMSAVRQFQPLMPFSVPAFAATLFALGLALGTTIAVGMLFFIQMKVILRNKTSIESWIEEKAKDRIQHYQTGEDFIFPYDLGSRWLNFKQVFTWSGTPKGDGLEWPVHPKCHQHTLTIEQLKQKADKRVRSVQYQAVEDYNGACCPLSKGLQTFFRTPCTEEPRIPLSKGDTILATRGTKWWMYGDKALSEEQMKAGERVRGWFPRRCVEKCHYDTAASDSTSDKKVN